The following are encoded together in the Coffea arabica cultivar ET-39 chromosome 1c, Coffea Arabica ET-39 HiFi, whole genome shotgun sequence genome:
- the LOC113712615 gene encoding cytochrome P450 81Q32-like — MELLYTILGLFIFLIAVKYQYLRKKNRKLQPPSPPALPILGHLHLVKTAPHLALQKLSIKYGPLIFLHFGIRPFLVVSSPSLAEECLTKTNDIIFANRPESVSSKYLGYNSTILILSPYGDHWRNLRRVTTIHMFSSIQLQSFSSIWTEEIHFIIKKLFSSNSDEKTWKVKDMSSLFRELLFNVIMKIVAGKRWPSDQPGDIFSPQALTDLCDYIPILRWIGYGGLEKGVISLHQKRDEFLQGLIDQTRKEEAEDGSCSTERRKTIIQKLLSLQEAEPEYYTDEIVKGIIQIMLSAGTHTTSQTMEWALSSLLNHPNVLQKARDELEKMQPGHLLNDSDLSKLPYLRCIINETLRLFPAAPTLVPHFSSEDCTIGGYKVPKGTTLLVNAWAIHRDPNVWEEPNKYKPERFEGMDEGGWNEGFKFLPFGKGRRICPGAAMAIRLVGLTLGTLIQCFEWERAGPEMVDLEENQGATLGKAKPLEASYKPRPSMIKTISQL, encoded by the exons ATGGAGTTACTCTACACCATTCTAGGTCTCTTCATATTCTTGATTGCTGTAAAGTATCAGTATCTCCgaaaaaagaacagaaaacTGCAGCCCCCAAGTCCTCCAGCTCTTCCAATTTTGGGCCATCTTCACCTTGTGAAGACTGCCCCCCACCTTGCCCTGCAAAAGCTCTCCATCAAATATGGTCCCCtgattttccttcattttggGATTCGTCCTTTCCTTGTTGTTTCCTCGCCTTCTCTTGCAGAGGAATGCTTAACCAAGACCAATGATATTATTTTCGCGAACCGGCCTGAGTCAGTTTCCAGTAAATACCTTGGCTACAACTCAACTATTCTCATACTCTCCCCTTATGGAGATCACTGGCGAAATCTCCGCCGAGTCACAACCATCCATATGTTTTCTTCGATTCAACTCCAGAGTTTCTCCTCCATCTGGACTGAAGAAATCCATTTCATCATCAAAAAATTGTTTTCCAGTAACTCTGATGAGAAAACCTGGAAAGTTAAGGACATGAGTTCTTTGTTCCGGGAGTTATTATTCAACGTGATAATGAAAATAGTTGCTGGAAAAAGATGGCCATCTGATCAGCCAGGTGATATATTTTCACCGCAAGCACTCACTGATCTTTGTGATTATATTCCAATTTTGAGGTGGATTGGCTATGGAGGGTTGGAGAAAGGTGTAATCAGTTTGCACCAGAAGAGGGACGAGTTTCTTCAGGGCCTGATTGATCAAACGCGGAAAGAGGAAGCAGAAGACGGTTCTTGTTCGACAGAGAGAAGGAAAacaattattcaaaaattgttatctCTACAAGAAGCAGAACCCGAATACTACACTGATGAAATTGTTAAAGGAATTATACAA ATAATGTTATCAGCCGGAACACACACTACATCTCAGACAATGGAGTGGGCATTGTCCAGCCTATTAAATCACCCTAATGTACTGCAAAAGGCAAGAGATGAGCTAGAAAAAATGCAGCCTGGCCATCTGCTAAATGATTCCGATCTCTCTAAATTGCCTTATTTACGCTGCATAATCAACGAGACACTAAGGTTATTTCCTGCGGCACCAACTCTTGTGCCTCATTTTTCATCCGAGGATTGCACCATAGGAGGCTACAAGGTTCCAAAAGGTACAACTTTGTTAGTGAATGCTTGGGCCATTCACAGGGACCCCAATGTTTGGGAAGAGCCCAACAAGTATAAGCCAGAAAGATTTGAAGGAATGGATGAGGGAGGGTGGAATGAAGGGTTCAAATTTCTTCCATTTGGAAAAGGCAGGAGAATTTGTCCCGGAGCTGCCATGGCCATAAGGTTGGTTGGGCTGACATTGGGCACCCTGATTCAATGCTTTGAGTGGGAAAGAGCAGGGCCTGAAATGGTGGATTTGGAAGAAAATCAAGGAGCAACTTTGGGCAAGGCCAAGCCTTTGGAGGCATCTTACAAGCCACGCCCATCGATGATCAAAACAATTTCTCAGCTTTAA